One stretch of Limnohabitans sp. DNA includes these proteins:
- a CDS encoding aspartate aminotransferase family protein gives MTDTFTPAVRTDAAWLDAHWMPFSANRSFKADPRLIVKAKGAYYTDSNGRKIFDGLSGLWCCGLGHGRPEITEAVSRQVAQLDYSPAFQFGHPQSFELANKIKDLTPDGLDYCFFTSSGSECADTSLKMARAYWRAKGQGSKTRLIGREKGYHGVNFGGISVGGIVGNRKTFGEGLGGTDHLPHTMMASNAFCRGEAELGGVELANRLLDLIGLHDASNIAAVIVEPFSGSAGVIIPPKGYLKRLREICTAHNILLIFDEVITGFGRSGAFTGAEAFGVTPDIANFAKQITNGAQATGAVMVSKDIYHTLTEIDAPDYLLEFAHGYTYSAHPVACAAGIAALDILVQEDMVGRVKSLAPYFENMVHSLKGSKHVLDIRNYGLAAGFTIDPVPGEPAKRPYEIAMACWKKGFYVRYGGDTIQLAPPFISEKAEIDSLINALGEALAETL, from the coding sequence ATGACCGACACATTCACCCCCGCAGTTCGAACCGATGCCGCCTGGCTGGATGCGCACTGGATGCCCTTTTCGGCCAATCGCAGTTTTAAAGCCGATCCGCGCCTGATCGTGAAAGCCAAGGGCGCGTATTACACCGATTCGAATGGGCGCAAAATTTTTGACGGCCTCTCCGGTTTGTGGTGTTGTGGACTGGGTCATGGGCGCCCTGAGATCACTGAGGCGGTGAGCCGTCAGGTGGCCCAACTCGACTATTCACCGGCGTTTCAGTTTGGTCACCCGCAGTCGTTTGAGCTGGCCAACAAGATCAAGGACCTCACACCAGATGGACTGGACTATTGTTTTTTCACCAGCTCTGGCAGTGAGTGCGCTGACACATCGCTCAAGATGGCACGCGCATACTGGCGCGCCAAAGGGCAGGGAAGCAAGACCCGCCTGATAGGTCGCGAAAAGGGTTACCACGGCGTCAACTTCGGCGGTATTTCTGTGGGCGGTATCGTTGGCAATCGCAAGACCTTTGGGGAAGGACTGGGCGGTACGGATCACTTGCCACACACCATGATGGCCTCGAATGCGTTTTGTCGGGGTGAAGCCGAGTTGGGGGGCGTGGAGTTGGCTAACAGGTTGCTGGACCTGATAGGTTTGCACGATGCCTCCAATATCGCCGCGGTCATCGTGGAACCGTTCTCCGGTTCTGCGGGCGTCATCATTCCACCCAAGGGTTATCTGAAGCGCCTGCGCGAGATCTGTACTGCTCACAACATATTGCTGATTTTTGACGAGGTCATCACTGGTTTTGGCCGTTCGGGTGCTTTCACGGGTGCGGAAGCTTTTGGCGTGACGCCTGATATTGCTAATTTTGCCAAGCAGATCACCAACGGAGCACAAGCCACGGGGGCAGTGATGGTCAGTAAAGACATCTACCACACGCTCACCGAGATCGATGCCCCCGACTACCTGTTGGAGTTTGCGCACGGCTACACCTACTCGGCTCACCCAGTCGCTTGCGCGGCGGGCATTGCCGCACTGGATATCTTGGTTCAGGAGGACATGGTCGGTCGCGTCAAATCCCTTGCGCCGTATTTCGAAAACATGGTGCACAGCCTTAAGGGGTCCAAGCATGTGCTGGACATTCGCAACTACGGTCTGGCCGCCGGTTTCACCATTGATCCTGTGCCGGGAGAGCCTGCCAAGAGACCTTATGAGATTGCCATGGCCTGTTGGAAAAAAGGGTTTTATGTGCGCTACGGTGGCGACACCATCCAACTCGCACCACCGTTCATCAGTGAAAAGGCAGAGATCGACAGCCTGATCAATGCGCTGGGTGAAGCCCTGGCCGAAACCCTTTGA
- a CDS encoding transposase yields the protein MTFFSEFLATTGVYSSWVDSCPLTYTSPNAPSKQDILGTWLLAILAGHNRYAHITGLRDDIKPMFGKQSGAEVSDNPHKPGRPSHALHTYWVGNLRLVLDVVVCPGKEHSAAKARPGLIGVLEKLTPQQRPALVRGDCGFGNEPFIAELEERAQPYLFKLRQSVGVKK from the coding sequence TTGACCTTCTTCTCCGAGTTCTTGGCCACCACGGGTGTGTACAGCTCCTGGGTCGATAGCTGCCCATTGACCTACACAAGCCCCAATGCACCCAGCAAACAGGATATCTTGGGCACATGGCTGCTGGCGATACTGGCAGGGCACAACCGCTACGCCCACATCACCGGGCTGCGCGACGACATCAAGCCGATGTTCGGAAAACAAAGCGGAGCTGAGGTCAGCGACAACCCACACAAACCCGGGCGCCCGAGCCACGCACTGCACACATACTGGGTTGGCAACCTGCGCTTGGTGCTGGACGTTGTCGTCTGCCCCGGCAAAGAGCACAGCGCGGCCAAAGCGCGGCCTGGTCTGATCGGCGTACTGGAAAAGCTCACGCCCCAGCAGCGTCCGGCCTTGGTCCGAGGCGACTGCGGCTTTGGCAACGAACCCTTTATCGCCGAGCTGGAGGAGCGAGCCCAGCCCTACCTGTTCAAGCTGCGCCAGAGCGTGGGTGTCAAGAAATGA
- a CDS encoding LysR family transcriptional regulator encodes MKVSTQPSKAENTTSHRALLGQLGDMDLRLLRVFKCVADCGGMAAAEMELNIGTSTVSRHIKDLEIRLGLRLCRRGRAGFSLTAEGQRVYEETMRLLDAVDIFRTGLDDIHQRMGGRLDLALFDKTVSNPETKVHIAIADFSQRAPDVELCLHVASSNAIVQGLMDGSFQIGVMPVHRNLQALNCSPLFNEKMLLYCGASHPLFRATPEPKQWSDLRVHHFAGLGYNSPNMELSHQFKLQRRATAFDQEGVATLLMSGKYLGFLPDHYAAPFVQQGAIRAIHPDIFQYDCTFVSAFRASPAPSRAAQLFQTCLVQAHATGSASKA; translated from the coding sequence ATGAAAGTATCGACTCAGCCCTCCAAAGCGGAAAACACAACCTCTCACAGAGCCTTGCTGGGTCAACTGGGCGATATGGACCTGAGGCTGCTGCGGGTCTTCAAATGTGTGGCCGATTGCGGCGGTATGGCGGCGGCTGAAATGGAGCTGAACATTGGCACATCAACCGTCAGCCGCCACATCAAGGACCTGGAAATCCGGCTGGGGCTGCGCCTGTGCCGTCGCGGCCGCGCGGGTTTTTCCCTGACGGCTGAAGGCCAGCGCGTCTACGAAGAGACGATGCGCTTGTTGGATGCGGTGGACATATTTCGCACCGGGCTGGACGACATTCACCAGCGCATGGGCGGGCGACTGGATCTGGCCCTGTTTGACAAAACTGTCAGCAACCCAGAGACCAAGGTCCACATCGCCATTGCCGATTTTTCGCAGCGCGCACCGGATGTTGAACTGTGTCTGCATGTCGCCTCATCCAACGCGATTGTTCAGGGACTGATGGACGGCAGCTTTCAAATCGGAGTGATGCCTGTGCACCGCAACCTTCAAGCGCTCAATTGCTCACCGCTGTTTAACGAAAAAATGCTGTTGTATTGCGGCGCTTCGCACCCCTTATTCCGCGCCACACCTGAACCTAAACAATGGTCCGATCTGCGGGTGCACCATTTTGCAGGCCTAGGCTACAACTCCCCCAACATGGAATTGAGCCACCAATTCAAGCTGCAACGGCGCGCCACTGCGTTTGACCAAGAAGGCGTCGCCACTTTGCTGATGTCCGGCAAGTATTTGGGATTTTTGCCCGACCACTACGCAGCGCCCTTTGTGCAACAAGGTGCCATCCGAGCCATTCACCCCGACATCTTTCAGTACGACTGTACCTTCGTTTCGGCCTTTCGGGCTTCTCCGGCACCGTCCCGCGCAGCGCAACTATTTCAAACCTGTCTGGTGCAAGCTCATGCCACCGGATCTGCAAGCAAGGCATAA
- a CDS encoding stability determinant, giving the protein MSALLSPIVSEFETEEQESSYNLWFRAKVEEALHSNKPRLPHDAAMAKVQTMLEERRKARANNSVG; this is encoded by the coding sequence ATGAGCGCCCTGCTGTCCCCCATCGTTTCCGAGTTCGAGACCGAAGAACAGGAATCAAGCTACAACCTTTGGTTTCGCGCCAAAGTTGAAGAAGCATTGCACAGCAACAAGCCACGTTTGCCACACGATGCGGCCATGGCAAAGGTTCAGACCATGCTCGAAGAACGCCGCAAAGCCCGTGCAAACAATTCGGTGGGCTGA
- a CDS encoding CoA-acylating methylmalonate-semialdehyde dehydrogenase, which yields MTTSHSAPLGHLINGQRVVGGSRSQPVFNPATGQAETTVMLADKTTVEAAITAAQAAFTSWRNTPPLKRARVMSSLKVLLEQHADELCEMITREHGKVLSDAMGELQRGIENVEYASYATELLKGEHSKNVGPAIDSWSEFQPLGVAAGITPFNFPAMVPLWMWPMAVACGNTFVLKPSERDPTSALRIAELALEAGLPPGVLNVVNGDKEAVDTLLQDPRIKAVSFVGSTPIAEYIYSEGCKHGKRVQALGGAKNHAVVMPDADVPNAVNALMGAAFGSCGERCMAIPLVVAVGDETADAVLAGLKTELAKMRLGSGFDAQSDMGPLVTRAHFDKVKGYVDQGVKEGALLLVDGRGAKVAGHEAGYFLGPCLFDHVKPGMTIYLEEIFGPVLGVVRVKTLQEAMDMINDHEYGNGTCIFTRDGEAARYFTDNIQVGMVGVNVPLPVPVAYHSFGGWKRSLFGDLHAYGPDAVRFYTKRKTITQRWPAAGVREGTVFAFPSSR from the coding sequence ATGACCACATCCCACTCTGCACCCCTCGGCCACCTCATCAACGGCCAGCGCGTGGTCGGCGGTAGCCGCAGCCAACCCGTTTTTAACCCCGCAACGGGACAGGCTGAAACCACCGTTATGCTGGCCGACAAGACGACGGTCGAAGCGGCCATTACCGCCGCTCAAGCTGCGTTTACCAGCTGGCGCAACACACCTCCGCTCAAACGAGCCCGCGTGATGTCCTCGCTCAAGGTCCTGCTGGAGCAACACGCCGACGAACTGTGCGAAATGATCACTCGCGAACACGGAAAGGTGTTGAGCGATGCCATGGGCGAGTTGCAACGCGGGATCGAGAACGTCGAATACGCGTCCTACGCAACGGAGTTGCTTAAGGGTGAGCACAGCAAAAACGTAGGTCCGGCCATTGACTCCTGGAGTGAGTTCCAGCCGCTGGGTGTGGCAGCGGGCATCACACCTTTTAACTTTCCGGCCATGGTGCCTTTGTGGATGTGGCCAATGGCCGTGGCCTGTGGCAACACATTTGTGCTCAAACCCTCCGAGCGCGACCCCACCAGCGCACTGCGTATCGCTGAGCTGGCCTTGGAGGCGGGTTTGCCGCCGGGTGTCCTTAATGTGGTCAACGGTGACAAAGAGGCGGTCGACACATTGCTTCAAGATCCCCGCATCAAAGCCGTGAGTTTTGTTGGCTCGACTCCCATTGCCGAGTATATCTACAGCGAGGGTTGCAAACACGGTAAGCGGGTTCAGGCCTTGGGGGGTGCCAAGAACCACGCAGTGGTGATGCCCGACGCCGACGTGCCCAATGCGGTGAATGCGCTCATGGGCGCCGCCTTTGGTTCGTGCGGCGAGCGCTGTATGGCCATTCCTCTGGTGGTCGCTGTGGGCGACGAAACGGCCGATGCGGTGCTTGCTGGCCTAAAGACCGAATTGGCCAAGATGAGGCTGGGTTCGGGATTCGATGCCCAAAGTGACATGGGGCCTTTGGTGACCCGGGCGCACTTTGATAAGGTCAAGGGCTACGTGGATCAAGGCGTCAAAGAGGGTGCTTTGTTGTTGGTCGATGGTCGTGGGGCGAAGGTGGCCGGTCACGAAGCTGGCTACTTCCTCGGCCCTTGTCTGTTTGATCACGTGAAACCCGGGATGACTATTTATCTTGAAGAAATATTTGGCCCGGTGTTGGGCGTGGTGCGAGTGAAGACGCTTCAGGAGGCCATGGATATGATCAATGACCACGAATACGGCAACGGCACTTGCATATTCACCCGCGATGGTGAAGCTGCGCGCTACTTCACCGACAACATCCAGGTCGGCATGGTGGGTGTAAACGTGCCCCTGCCTGTACCGGTGGCGTATCACTCATTCGGGGGGTGGAAACGCAGCCTGTTCGGTGATTTGCACGCCTACGGCCCGGACGCGGTGCGCTTTTACACGAAACGAAAAACAATCACCCAGCGCTGGCCAGCGGCTGGTGTGCGAGAGGGTACGGTGTTTGCCTTCCCGTCCAGCCGCTGA
- a CDS encoding TetR/AcrR family transcriptional regulator, with amino-acid sequence MSAPSLPRPSVKKSPPPADSTAPELKGDKNSPSVSRLKKQRLILAEAERQFARFGFEGASLETIAATMGVSRQNMLYYYSNKQDLYAAVLDDVLASWLAHMEDMARSIDPATAVSRYVRAKLRFSKERPFGSAVFTREVMSGAPLFGDKLIQQVLPKLRADVRSFERWAKQGKIARVDFTHLMFVIWASTQAYADLSTQFAFFLNKPALEDSDYETASDLITHMVLKSLTA; translated from the coding sequence ATGTCTGCACCATCTTTACCTCGACCTTCCGTTAAAAAGTCGCCCCCTCCAGCCGACTCCACAGCCCCAGAGCTCAAGGGTGACAAAAATTCACCAAGTGTCTCGCGCCTCAAAAAACAACGCCTCATCTTGGCTGAGGCTGAACGTCAGTTCGCGCGGTTTGGATTTGAAGGCGCTTCGCTAGAGACCATCGCTGCGACCATGGGGGTGAGCCGCCAGAACATGCTGTACTACTACAGCAACAAACAAGATCTTTACGCTGCGGTGCTGGATGATGTTTTGGCATCTTGGCTCGCGCACATGGAAGACATGGCTCGGTCCATCGATCCAGCGACGGCGGTGAGCCGCTACGTGCGCGCCAAACTGCGCTTTTCCAAAGAGCGCCCTTTTGGTTCTGCGGTGTTCACAAGGGAGGTGATGAGTGGGGCTCCGCTGTTTGGAGACAAACTGATCCAACAGGTGCTGCCCAAGCTGCGTGCGGATGTGCGCAGCTTCGAGCGTTGGGCCAAGCAGGGAAAGATCGCGCGCGTCGATTTCACCCATCTGATGTTTGTGATCTGGGCCAGCACCCAGGCCTACGCTGATCTGTCGACTCAATTTGCCTTTTTTTTGAACAAGCCCGCGCTTGAAGATAGCGACTATGAGACGGCCAGCGACTTGATCACCCACATGGTGTTGAAGTCGCTGACGGCTTGA